A single Trichocoleus desertorum ATA4-8-CV12 DNA region contains:
- a CDS encoding IctB family putative bicarbonate transporter, with amino-acid sequence MNLAWQQLTLANLSLAQWQGASYLYRLVGPLQAWRQSSWLVQWSEPIGALLLSLVFGLAPFVSNALLGVLLVACFGYWALLTVSDSSESKLSTPIHLLVLLYWGVSTVATALSPVKQAAIAGWGKLTLYLVLFALMARILRSPRLRSWVITLYLHVSLIVSVYGLQQWRLGTTALATWVDPESPLAKTTRVYSYLGNPNLLAGYLVPAVAFSLAACFVWRRWPAKALAVTMTLVNTSCLLLTFSRGGWIGLVAAVFALLILSTYWWSTYLPRFWQTWLLPMVLGGVAGFLVLAVLLVEPLRDRVTSIFAGRGDSSNNFRINVWAGVIRLIQDDPDNRLLPNYVLGVGPGNTVFNKIYPTYMVSPRYSALSAYSIILEILVETGVVGLACFAWLLLTTFTQGWLQLQRLRSLASREGFWLMAAIASLLGMLVHGLVDTVWYRPQVNTLWWLMIALIASYYVPRPWIDKHSATEKPNI; translated from the coding sequence ATGAACTTAGCATGGCAACAGCTAACTCTCGCCAATCTATCACTGGCTCAGTGGCAGGGTGCGAGCTATTTATATCGATTAGTCGGTCCATTACAAGCTTGGCGGCAGAGTAGCTGGCTGGTTCAATGGTCAGAACCCATTGGAGCTTTATTGTTGAGTTTGGTCTTTGGCCTTGCTCCGTTTGTCTCTAATGCTTTGCTCGGAGTGTTGTTGGTTGCCTGTTTTGGCTATTGGGCACTTCTAACCGTTTCGGACTCCTCTGAGTCAAAACTCAGCACTCCCATTCATTTATTAGTGTTGTTGTACTGGGGTGTTTCCACAGTTGCAACGGCTCTATCTCCGGTGAAGCAAGCAGCGATCGCGGGTTGGGGCAAGCTAACCCTTTATTTAGTGTTGTTTGCTTTGATGGCACGCATCCTGCGATCGCCTCGACTCCGCTCTTGGGTGATTACGCTCTATTTACACGTGTCTCTGATTGTCAGTGTGTATGGCTTGCAGCAGTGGCGCTTGGGCACAACTGCTTTAGCTACTTGGGTTGATCCAGAATCACCCTTGGCTAAAACCACTCGTGTTTATAGCTATCTGGGCAATCCCAATTTACTGGCAGGATATTTGGTTCCTGCTGTGGCTTTTAGTCTGGCGGCTTGCTTTGTTTGGCGACGTTGGCCCGCGAAGGCATTAGCCGTGACCATGACCCTAGTCAACACGAGCTGCTTGTTACTCACGTTTAGTCGTGGTGGCTGGATTGGCTTAGTTGCGGCTGTATTTGCCTTATTAATACTGTCAACTTACTGGTGGAGTACTTACTTACCTCGATTCTGGCAAACTTGGCTGCTGCCAATGGTTTTGGGAGGGGTCGCAGGTTTCTTAGTGCTGGCGGTGCTGCTGGTAGAGCCATTGCGCGATCGCGTCACCAGTATCTTTGCGGGTCGGGGAGACAGCAGCAATAACTTCCGGATCAATGTCTGGGCTGGGGTGATTCGGCTGATCCAGGATGATCCTGATAATCGGCTGCTTCCCAACTACGTCTTGGGTGTAGGACCTGGCAACACTGTATTTAACAAAATCTATCCCACCTACATGGTGTCACCTCGCTACAGTGCCTTGAGTGCTTACTCGATTATTTTAGAAATTTTGGTGGAGACGGGAGTTGTGGGCCTAGCTTGTTTTGCTTGGCTCTTGTTAACCACGTTTACTCAAGGCTGGCTGCAACTGCAACGTCTAAGAAGCCTAGCGAGCCGAGAGGGCTTTTGGCTAATGGCTGCGATCGCCAGCCTTTTGGGTATGTTGGTGCATGGTCTCGTCGATACAGTGTGGTATCGGCCTCAAGTTAATACGCTTTGGTGGTTGATGATTGCGCTAATTGCTAGTTACTATGTGCCTCGACCTTGGATAGACAAACACTCAGCTACTGAGAAACCCAATATCTAA
- a CDS encoding YciI family protein produces MPWFVKIEKGLLDKPTFDKYVPAHKAYVQSLIEKGHEAKTGYWAQRGGGMLIFKAESMDEASAIVAQDPLVENGCVDYQLYEWRVVVE; encoded by the coding sequence ATGCCCTGGTTCGTGAAAATTGAAAAAGGTTTGCTTGATAAACCAACCTTTGACAAATATGTTCCAGCCCACAAAGCTTATGTTCAATCTCTAATCGAGAAAGGACATGAAGCCAAAACGGGTTACTGGGCTCAACGAGGCGGAGGGATGTTGATCTTTAAAGCGGAGTCAATGGATGAAGCAAGCGCGATCGTGGCTCAAGACCCACTTGTAGAAAATGGCTGTGTTGATTATCAGCTTTACGAGTGGCGAGTTGTAGTGGAGTAA
- the smpB gene encoding SsrA-binding protein SmpB translates to MSKDSTGYKIVSDNRQARYQYEILETYETGIELRGTEVKSIKGGQVNLRDGFALVRDGEVLLLNVHISPHATTNQAFNHDPRRTRKLLMHREEIRKLIGKVEQQGLTLVPLKMYLKRGWVKIDLALVKGKKLHDKREDVKRRDDKRDMERAMKSY, encoded by the coding sequence ATGAGTAAGGATAGTACCGGTTACAAAATTGTTAGCGATAACCGTCAAGCTCGGTATCAGTACGAGATTTTAGAAACCTATGAGACTGGGATTGAGCTGAGGGGAACCGAGGTCAAATCCATCAAAGGGGGACAAGTCAATTTGCGAGATGGATTTGCTTTGGTGCGAGATGGAGAAGTGTTGTTGCTGAACGTGCACATCTCTCCTCACGCCACCACCAACCAAGCGTTTAACCACGACCCCCGCCGCACGCGCAAACTATTGATGCATCGCGAAGAAATTCGCAAGCTGATTGGCAAAGTGGAGCAGCAGGGATTAACCTTAGTGCCACTAAAAATGTATCTGAAGCGCGGTTGGGTCAAGATTGATCTGGCGCTAGTCAAGGGTAAGAAATTGCACGACAAACGCGAAGATGTGAAGCGTCGTGACGACAAACGAGATATGGAACGGGCCATGAAAAGTTATTAG
- a CDS encoding GAF domain-containing sensor histidine kinase: MGVGVKIMNPENRLFFHHNSLASSAREQQRLLALVDLGLLEAESVPVFEEATQTAALFLDIPVCILGVIDQDRQWIKSAVGLSRLGLMNELAASRQMLRSESFCSKVIESHQVLAINDTSADPEFAASLLAQRYRIRAYLGVPLLDSVGNCLGTLAVMDLVPRNFTSREIQFLELTARWSMSEFERNRLVKAQQAIPLQGQSRLGPVEDESGYELSAAPTSALAISLEQAARNVSQAEKLALAQTPLNNPVKIQLLAQLTQELRTPLTSVMGMASVLNREIYGPLTSKQKEYLNIVYQSGQYLLSLVNEILELGALDDRAETLNLASVDIEMLCQQAINTLEQAACRREQEVRLSIEPGPRIWLLDKNKVRQILYHLVFGLIQASSAGSIVRIHVSRKQNRLNIAIWVSHPWLGDSLPNTELYTYQSPAAETSGSETAYSGHQAWNSSVESNGLAISTTSSTLTTAEAPEPAEFTQEVGSRESLGVLLSRQLAEMHGGQISIQGTPEAGYRYVVSLPQMADMEEAL, from the coding sequence ATGGGGGTAGGGGTTAAAATAATGAACCCTGAAAACAGACTATTTTTTCATCACAACAGCTTGGCAAGCTCAGCTCGAGAACAACAACGCTTATTAGCGTTAGTGGACTTGGGATTGCTAGAGGCAGAGAGTGTTCCAGTTTTTGAAGAGGCCACGCAAACAGCTGCCCTTTTCTTAGACATTCCTGTTTGTATTTTGGGCGTTATTGATCAAGATCGCCAATGGATTAAGTCAGCGGTAGGCTTGTCCAGGTTAGGTCTGATGAATGAGTTGGCGGCCTCTCGTCAGATGCTACGCAGTGAATCTTTTTGTAGCAAGGTGATCGAGAGCCATCAAGTTCTAGCGATCAATGACACTAGTGCCGACCCAGAGTTTGCCGCTAGCTTACTGGCCCAACGCTATCGCATCCGGGCTTACCTGGGCGTCCCCTTGCTGGACTCAGTTGGTAATTGCCTTGGAACTCTGGCCGTGATGGATTTAGTTCCTCGTAACTTTACGAGCCGCGAGATTCAGTTCTTAGAACTCACAGCGCGCTGGAGTATGAGTGAATTTGAGCGCAACCGCCTCGTCAAAGCCCAGCAAGCGATTCCTCTTCAGGGGCAATCTCGCCTAGGCCCTGTTGAAGATGAGTCGGGTTATGAGTTAAGTGCGGCTCCTACCAGTGCTCTTGCCATTTCGTTAGAGCAAGCTGCCCGGAATGTTAGTCAGGCAGAAAAGTTAGCATTAGCCCAGACACCTCTGAACAACCCAGTCAAAATTCAATTGTTGGCTCAACTCACTCAGGAACTACGCACCCCCTTAACCTCGGTGATGGGAATGGCGAGTGTGTTGAATCGGGAGATCTATGGCCCGCTGACGAGCAAACAAAAAGAATATCTCAACATTGTTTATCAGAGTGGACAGTATCTCCTCTCGCTAGTGAACGAAATTCTGGAGTTGGGGGCGTTAGACGATCGCGCTGAAACTCTCAACTTGGCATCTGTAGACATTGAGATGCTGTGTCAGCAAGCTATCAATACTCTGGAGCAAGCTGCATGTCGCCGCGAACAAGAAGTTCGTCTGAGCATTGAGCCAGGTCCTCGCATCTGGTTGCTAGACAAAAATAAAGTCAGGCAAATTCTGTATCACTTAGTTTTCGGGCTGATCCAAGCATCGAGTGCTGGAAGCATTGTCCGCATTCATGTGTCTCGGAAGCAAAATCGGCTGAATATTGCCATTTGGGTTTCCCATCCTTGGCTAGGAGATAGCTTACCCAACACAGAGCTTTATACCTATCAATCTCCTGCTGCCGAAACGAGTGGCTCTGAAACAGCGTATTCGGGGCATCAGGCTTGGAATAGTAGTGTAGAGAGCAATGGTTTGGCAATTAGCACTACGAGTAGCACGCTGACGACTGCGGAAGCTCCAGAACCCGCAGAATTTACTCAGGAAGTTGGTTCGCGTGAAAGTCTAGGAGTGCTTTTGAGCCGTCAGTTGGCAGAGATGCATGGTGGGCAGATCTCGATCCAAGGGACACCGGAGGCGGGATACCGCTATGTGGTCAGTTTGCCGCAAATGGCTGATATGGAAGAAGCGCTCTAG